One stretch of Pseudomonas fluorescens Q2-87 DNA includes these proteins:
- a CDS encoding sigma-70 family RNA polymerase sigma factor, producing the protein MKDTGRSPLVKLFLSSYEDFKSRLRKRLGSEELANDVLHETYLRVDRMVDTQDIAQPNAYLYRMALNIAADRRQADARLLTGDEVEELLHVSDEALDPARVVGGQRELQVLLKALYELPARRRRIFIAARLEEAPHLEISQRFGISTRMVEKEIKAALGHCALRLERKVIQRFGPGAGKPS; encoded by the coding sequence ATGAAGGACACCGGTCGCAGCCCATTGGTCAAGTTGTTCCTGAGCTCCTACGAGGATTTCAAATCACGCTTGCGCAAGCGCCTGGGTTCCGAAGAACTGGCCAACGATGTGCTGCACGAAACCTACTTGCGTGTCGATCGCATGGTCGACACGCAGGACATCGCCCAGCCCAACGCCTATTTGTATCGAATGGCCCTGAACATCGCCGCCGACCGTCGGCAAGCCGATGCGCGTCTGCTCACCGGCGACGAGGTCGAGGAGCTTCTGCATGTCTCGGATGAAGCGTTGGATCCGGCGCGTGTGGTGGGCGGGCAAAGGGAACTGCAAGTGCTGCTCAAGGCGTTGTATGAATTGCCGGCGCGCCGTCGCAGGATCTTCATCGCGGCGCGCCTGGAGGAGGCGCCGCATCTGGAAATTTCCCAGCGATTCGGCATTTCCACGCGCATGGTAGAGAAGGAAATCAAGGCTGCGCTGGGCCATTGCGCCCTGCGCCTGGAAAGAAAAGTCATTCAACGGTTCGGTCCCGGTGCGGGAAAACCGTCTTGA
- a CDS encoding TonB C-terminal domain-containing protein has protein sequence MVSLCLLAGSVQAEDLVDLDIEPQELATALEQFSRATGMAVLVDRQLSGQRHTLGVQGRFTPSQGLNVLLGGTGLVAQYARVDAFTLQPVRVREVPLPPGVSPGLSDSNYAAAIQAVIQRNLCRSALTRPGSFRAVLQVWIGRDGVIQHSRLVSPTGDQMRDKALVNSLQNLRIDRPAPSSLRQPVTLLLLPDSSGRRMECTTGEGVSGR, from the coding sequence ATGGTGTCGCTGTGCCTGCTGGCTGGGTCGGTCCAGGCCGAGGACCTGGTGGACCTGGACATTGAACCTCAAGAATTGGCCACCGCGTTGGAGCAATTCAGTCGCGCAACCGGCATGGCGGTGCTGGTGGACCGCCAGTTATCGGGCCAGCGTCATACGCTGGGGGTCCAGGGGCGATTCACACCTTCGCAAGGGCTGAACGTGCTGCTTGGCGGCACCGGGCTTGTGGCGCAATACGCCCGGGTAGATGCATTTACCTTGCAACCGGTGCGGGTCCGCGAAGTGCCACTGCCTCCCGGTGTCAGCCCCGGCTTGAGCGACAGCAATTACGCGGCAGCGATCCAGGCGGTTATCCAGCGCAACTTGTGTCGATCGGCGTTGACGCGCCCGGGCAGTTTCCGCGCCGTGCTGCAGGTGTGGATCGGCCGTGATGGCGTGATCCAGCACAGCCGCCTGGTCAGTCCCACGGGTGATCAGATGCGCGACAAGGCCTTGGTCAACAGCTTGCAAAACCTCAGGATCGATCGTCCGGCGCCGAGTTCGTTGCGCCAGCCGGTGACCCTGCTTTTGTTACCCGACTCATCAGGAAGACGCATGGAATGCACAACAGGGGAAGGGGTGTCGGGGCGATGA
- a CDS encoding carboxymuconolactone decarboxylase family protein, translated as MSKRLDYYNASPGAMKAMIGLEALVSRLSIEPALLHLIKIRASQLNGCAFCTDMHSLEARSQGETERRLYAVVVWRDSGFFSPRERAALAWTEAVTLLAESQVPDDVYALARASFSEEELVDLTLAISTINSWNRLAVSFRQSPSG; from the coding sequence ATGAGCAAGCGTCTGGATTATTACAATGCGTCCCCCGGGGCGATGAAAGCCATGATCGGCCTGGAAGCCCTGGTCAGTCGCCTGAGCATCGAACCGGCGCTGCTGCACCTGATCAAGATTCGCGCCTCGCAACTCAACGGCTGTGCTTTCTGCACCGACATGCATTCGTTGGAGGCGCGCAGCCAGGGCGAAACCGAACGGCGCCTGTACGCGGTGGTGGTGTGGCGTGACAGCGGCTTCTTTTCCCCCCGCGAACGCGCGGCCCTGGCTTGGACCGAAGCGGTGACGCTGTTGGCCGAAAGCCAGGTGCCCGACGACGTCTATGCCCTGGCTCGTGCCAGCTTCAGCGAAGAAGAACTGGTGGACCTGACGCTGGCGATCAGCACCATCAACAGCTGGAACCGGCTGGCGGTGAGCTTTCGCCAGAGTCCCAGCGGCTGA
- a CDS encoding PLP-dependent aminotransferase family protein, with amino-acid sequence MELHVVINGRKDLAGQLYQQLRSAIESGRLAAGTQLPPSRLLAEQLGVSRKTVSDTYAQLTYESYLTGIIGKGTYVNARPARIVRKQSHRELAGADVVEAWRNMPDLLRHPTSEGALRYDFIGGATGKGQFPLDDWRRCTAHALRQIASAKGFYSQPEGLPALRNAIARHIAFSRGVNCQDEDVVVCNGAQQALDLIARVLTRPGSLVAMEDPGYPPARLLFGSQGATVAGVPVDEQGMRVDLIPDGTRLIYVTPSHQFPLGMPMSQARREALLARAYELGAIIIEDDYDSEFRYEGRPADSLQSLDERGIVAYVGTFSKTLLPELRLGYAILPPAILEAVILAKRLTDQHTSTLPQWALAKFIAEGCLLKHIRRCHTLYAGRRERILARMAGDLSPWFEAVPTTAGFHMAVLCKVPIDLALVIELAKKVEVGLYSLAGFFNDVPVRPGLFFGFGAIETLDIDIALDRLRDILQQVT; translated from the coding sequence ATGGAACTTCATGTTGTCATCAACGGCCGCAAGGACCTGGCGGGCCAGTTGTACCAGCAGTTGCGCAGCGCCATCGAAAGCGGTCGCCTGGCCGCCGGCACGCAACTGCCCCCCAGCCGCCTGCTGGCCGAACAACTGGGCGTTTCGCGCAAGACTGTTTCCGACACCTACGCCCAACTGACTTACGAAAGTTATCTCACCGGCATCATCGGCAAGGGCACTTATGTCAATGCACGGCCGGCCAGGATCGTGCGTAAACAGAGCCACCGCGAGCTGGCCGGTGCCGATGTTGTCGAGGCCTGGCGCAACATGCCGGACCTGCTGCGCCATCCCACCAGCGAGGGTGCGTTGCGCTATGACTTCATTGGTGGCGCCACCGGCAAGGGCCAGTTCCCGCTGGATGACTGGCGGCGCTGCACCGCCCATGCACTGCGCCAGATCGCCAGCGCCAAGGGCTTCTACAGCCAGCCGGAAGGCTTGCCGGCGCTGCGCAATGCCATCGCGCGACACATCGCGTTTTCCCGCGGGGTCAATTGCCAGGACGAAGACGTGGTGGTGTGCAATGGCGCGCAGCAAGCCCTGGACCTGATCGCTCGGGTATTGACCCGCCCCGGCAGCCTCGTGGCCATGGAAGACCCGGGCTATCCGCCGGCACGGTTGTTGTTCGGCTCCCAGGGCGCCACGGTGGCCGGGGTGCCGGTGGATGAACAAGGCATGCGGGTGGACCTGATTCCCGATGGCACGCGGCTGATTTATGTCACGCCCTCCCACCAGTTCCCCCTGGGCATGCCCATGAGCCAGGCGCGCCGTGAGGCCCTGTTGGCACGGGCCTATGAGTTGGGCGCGATCATCATCGAAGACGATTACGACAGTGAGTTCCGCTACGAAGGCCGGCCTGCCGACTCCCTGCAAAGTCTTGATGAGCGTGGCATCGTGGCCTACGTCGGCACGTTCTCCAAGACCTTGCTGCCAGAGCTGCGGCTCGGCTACGCGATCCTGCCACCGGCCATTCTCGAAGCGGTGATCCTGGCCAAGCGCCTGACCGACCAGCACACCTCCACCCTGCCCCAATGGGCGCTGGCCAAGTTCATCGCCGAGGGCTGCCTGCTCAAGCACATCCGCCGCTGTCATACCCTGTATGCCGGCCGGCGCGAGCGGATCCTGGCACGCATGGCCGGTGACCTGTCGCCCTGGTTCGAGGCCGTGCCTACCACCGCCGGCTTCCATATGGCGGTGCTGTGCAAGGTACCGATAGACCTGGCGCTGGTGATCGAGCTGGCGAAAAAAGTCGAAGTCGGGCTCTACAGCCTCGCGGGTTTCTTCAATGATGTCCCGGTGCGACCTGGGCTGTTCTTCGGTTTCGGAGCGATCGAAACCCTCGACATCGATATCGCCCTGGACCGTTTGCGGGACATTTTGCAGCAGGTCACCTGA
- a CDS encoding putative quinol monooxygenase has product MSRQVINTVQVQAAAGRSEELGRQLQQIVDTLRALPGCDAYMVDRCPEDSDRWSVSARWQSEAAMQAHFNCPEVQGFISLIDNRLARSVDFNSFPVV; this is encoded by the coding sequence ATGTCTCGCCAAGTGATCAACACCGTACAGGTACAGGCCGCCGCCGGCCGCTCGGAAGAACTGGGCCGGCAGTTGCAGCAAATCGTCGACACGCTGCGGGCGCTGCCCGGCTGCGACGCCTACATGGTCGACCGCTGCCCGGAGGATAGCGACCGCTGGAGCGTCAGCGCCCGCTGGCAATCGGAAGCGGCGATGCAGGCCCACTTCAACTGTCCCGAGGTCCAAGGCTTCATCAGCCTGATCGACAACCGCCTGGCCCGGAGCGTGGATTTCAATAGTTTTCCGGTTGTCTGA
- a CDS encoding cupin domain-containing protein has translation MKALYLITALSLLPVAQVYAHEAAPSEKVSVLQEKMLKNLPGKKAMMLTVDYGPGQSSIAHKHEGTAMAYVLEGAITSQVKGEPAVTYKAGQYWYEAAGSEHLVSKNASATQPAKLLVFMVMGEKEAVLIPLKN, from the coding sequence ATGAAAGCCCTCTATCTGATCACTGCCCTCAGCCTGCTGCCCGTCGCCCAGGTCTATGCCCACGAAGCCGCCCCTTCGGAGAAAGTCTCGGTATTGCAGGAAAAAATGCTGAAAAACCTGCCCGGTAAAAAAGCCATGATGCTGACCGTCGACTATGGCCCCGGCCAATCATCCATCGCCCACAAACATGAAGGCACAGCCATGGCCTACGTGCTCGAAGGCGCCATCACCTCACAGGTCAAGGGCGAGCCTGCGGTCACCTACAAGGCCGGGCAATACTGGTACGAAGCGGCAGGCTCCGAGCACCTCGTCTCCAAAAACGCCAGCGCGACCCAACCGGCCAAACTGCTGGTGTTCATGGTCATGGGTGAAAAAGAAGCGGTGCTGATCCCATTGAAGAACTGA
- the leuC gene encoding 3-isopropylmalate dehydratase large subunit — MNTPRTLYDKFLDSHTVCRLDDDDHLLLYIDRQVLNEYTSPQAFTGLREANRPVWRPQSALAVVDHVNPTAPTRTVAMADAGGARQVSYLAENCADFGIELFDILDARQGIEHVVAPEQGFILPGMVVAAGDSHTTTYGALGAFGFGIGTSEIEHLLATQTLVYKRLKTLRVTVHGVLDPGVESKDMVMALIESIGADGATGYVIEFTGPAIAALSVEARMTVCNMAVEAGARGAFMAPDDKVFAYLASKPRVPKGQCWEQALHRWRELRSDEGALFDREVTLDASRLQPMVSWGTSPDQAAPIGDAVPDPMAEPDLIRRADLQRALRYMGLHPGQPLTDIAISHAFIGSCTNARIEDLRNVAAIVRGRQVAAGVRAMIVPGSTQVRAQAEAEGLADIFRQAGFEWRQSGCSMCLAMNDDVLAPGDRCASSTNRNFEGRQGAGARTHLMSPIMVAAAALTGHLTDVRSLNQE; from the coding sequence ATGAATACGCCTCGCACCCTCTACGACAAATTTCTGGACTCTCACACCGTCTGCCGCCTCGACGATGACGACCATCTGCTGCTCTACATAGACCGACAAGTACTCAACGAGTACACCAGCCCGCAGGCATTCACCGGGCTACGGGAAGCCAATCGTCCGGTCTGGCGCCCCCAGAGCGCGTTAGCCGTCGTCGATCACGTCAACCCCACGGCGCCGACACGCACCGTGGCGATGGCCGATGCAGGCGGCGCTCGCCAAGTCAGTTATCTGGCGGAAAACTGCGCGGACTTCGGTATCGAGTTGTTCGACATTCTCGATGCCCGGCAAGGAATCGAACACGTCGTCGCGCCGGAACAGGGCTTCATCCTGCCCGGCATGGTGGTCGCTGCAGGAGACAGCCATACCACGACCTACGGCGCATTGGGCGCATTTGGCTTCGGGATCGGGACGTCGGAAATAGAACATCTGCTGGCCACCCAGACGCTGGTCTACAAGCGTCTCAAGACGCTGCGCGTGACGGTCCACGGTGTGCTGGATCCGGGGGTCGAATCAAAGGACATGGTGATGGCTTTGATCGAGTCGATCGGCGCTGACGGCGCAACGGGCTATGTCATCGAGTTTACCGGCCCGGCCATCGCCGCACTCAGCGTTGAAGCTCGGATGACGGTGTGCAACATGGCCGTCGAAGCCGGTGCCCGAGGTGCTTTCATGGCACCGGACGACAAGGTGTTTGCGTACCTCGCCAGCAAACCACGCGTGCCGAAGGGCCAGTGCTGGGAGCAGGCGTTGCACCGATGGCGCGAACTTCGCAGTGACGAGGGCGCGCTGTTCGACCGCGAAGTGACGCTGGACGCCAGTCGCTTGCAACCCATGGTGAGCTGGGGCACCAGCCCGGACCAGGCCGCGCCCATAGGCGACGCGGTGCCTGATCCAATGGCCGAACCCGACCTCATCCGCCGTGCCGACCTACAACGTGCCCTGCGCTACATGGGCCTGCACCCAGGCCAGCCCCTGACAGATATCGCCATCAGCCATGCCTTCATCGGATCTTGTACGAATGCGCGCATCGAGGACCTGCGCAACGTTGCAGCCATTGTCCGGGGGCGGCAGGTTGCCGCTGGGGTGCGAGCCATGATCGTGCCCGGATCAACGCAGGTGCGAGCCCAAGCGGAGGCAGAAGGCCTGGCGGATATTTTTCGCCAGGCAGGATTCGAATGGCGGCAGTCGGGCTGCTCCATGTGCCTGGCAATGAACGACGACGTGCTCGCCCCTGGTGATCGCTGCGCCTCCAGCACCAACAGGAACTTCGAAGGCCGCCAGGGCGCCGGAGCACGCACGCACCTCATGAGTCCGATCATGGTGGCCGCTGCTGCCTTGACCGGCCATCTCACCGACGTACGTAGCTTGAATCAGGAGTAA